The following proteins are co-located in the Heliorestis convoluta genome:
- a CDS encoding SpoIIE family protein phosphatase: protein MWDEPNVYPFRRIRAEAPQPQKGFLKRIWNQGYDKRAGPNFQKTITKNTRPLMQNVTQTMTAMITAAFVMPIKIIRKMDMAAWLWWITLFLFARGTILGGLSVAAPALIALVATRKPDRLLFAMAGMIAGWASLWITEGSIIFPDDAVIVNPLFQLLAWFTIALLGFTLQRYKDISLSHLALLVLLTLWAVGGAATIWEGPTVYGTLLVLFEGLVAGLLVIVMVKALESLEDKNAKAWSTEATASILMMVLLAALGIPTEPLYGLSLLTIFSGLIILIGAATFGVTGGTVTAVALGLLPALASFGAPTSMAMLTLSGLLAGLFRKWAKPGIIAGFFMGHFILSIYLLNGEQVAKLFLEAAIASAFFLIMPPRWLAKIHQRIRNKVEKKSEEVALSVVSKRLEEMGSIFRQLSQTLAELSQEESRPKQWTAFYETIEERVCKDCSSYGLCWERDEKRTRQHLEALLEEMEEKGEMTARELHVQCARWGELSATIRSLFETIEVDRYWRRRMEESKNLVSAQYKGLSRWMESLSREMVIEGAPEGALKKAKEVLATKGFQLKSIDEEVYPQQWILEVGGRGCSGQWSCAEVAVPTVAEVLNKPMTVNNSNCSGQKGSCAFLLSSEKPYGVEIATAQAPRFGSAVSGDSIGTWSCSTSKKIVALSDGAGIGAKAARESSATLALLEQFSKAGVEAEETVAAVNALIGLTTEDDSFATVDMAAFDLSSAELEMIKLGAAPSYLKRGRKVQFLQASSLPLGIIKSLEVEVLSTSLLPGDLLIMVSDGIADGKNKGKRQERYVEDWLYSYLIGTEEVNPQRLADAIMEEALQDHEGRAHDDCTVIVVAVRNREDS from the coding sequence TTGTGGGATGAACCAAATGTATACCCCTTTCGTCGGATCAGAGCGGAGGCGCCACAACCTCAGAAAGGATTTCTTAAAAGAATATGGAATCAAGGATATGACAAAAGAGCAGGACCTAATTTCCAAAAAACGATTACCAAAAATACTAGGCCCCTCATGCAAAATGTGACACAAACTATGACCGCGATGATAACAGCAGCCTTTGTCATGCCTATAAAAATCATCAGAAAAATGGATATGGCAGCTTGGTTGTGGTGGATAACTCTATTTCTCTTTGCTAGAGGTACCATCCTAGGTGGTCTTTCTGTTGCTGCACCTGCTCTAATTGCACTGGTTGCAACGAGAAAACCAGATCGACTATTATTTGCCATGGCGGGAATGATTGCTGGTTGGGCTTCTTTATGGATAACGGAAGGTTCCATCATTTTTCCTGATGATGCAGTAATCGTTAACCCTCTGTTTCAACTTTTAGCTTGGTTTACCATCGCATTGCTAGGCTTTACTCTACAACGATATAAAGATATATCATTATCCCATTTGGCTTTACTTGTACTTCTTACGCTCTGGGCAGTAGGCGGTGCTGCAACAATATGGGAAGGCCCTACTGTCTATGGTACCTTACTTGTACTTTTTGAAGGGCTCGTGGCAGGCCTACTTGTTATTGTTATGGTTAAAGCGCTAGAAAGCCTAGAAGATAAGAACGCCAAAGCTTGGAGCACAGAAGCAACTGCTAGTATTCTCATGATGGTTCTACTGGCAGCACTGGGAATTCCGACAGAGCCTTTATATGGGCTATCGTTACTTACAATATTTTCTGGACTCATCATTTTGATCGGTGCAGCAACCTTTGGTGTAACAGGTGGTACCGTTACTGCCGTAGCCTTAGGTCTTTTACCAGCCCTTGCTTCTTTTGGTGCACCGACCTCTATGGCGATGCTCACACTATCAGGTCTTTTGGCCGGACTCTTTCGGAAATGGGCAAAGCCAGGCATTATAGCTGGTTTTTTTATGGGTCACTTTATATTATCCATTTACCTACTCAATGGAGAACAAGTCGCCAAGCTCTTTCTAGAAGCAGCGATAGCCAGTGCTTTCTTCCTGATCATGCCACCTCGTTGGCTTGCTAAAATTCATCAACGTATTCGAAATAAAGTTGAGAAAAAAAGCGAAGAAGTGGCTCTTTCTGTGGTGTCAAAACGCCTAGAAGAAATGGGCAGTATCTTTCGTCAATTGTCTCAAACTTTAGCAGAACTATCACAAGAAGAGAGTCGCCCTAAACAGTGGACCGCTTTCTATGAAACCATAGAAGAGAGAGTATGCAAAGACTGCTCTAGCTACGGTCTTTGTTGGGAAAGAGACGAGAAGCGCACTCGTCAACATCTGGAAGCACTCCTAGAGGAAATGGAAGAAAAAGGTGAAATGACAGCACGTGAGCTCCATGTCCAGTGTGCTCGCTGGGGAGAACTTTCTGCGACCATTCGGTCTTTATTTGAAACCATTGAAGTAGACCGATACTGGCGACGTCGCATGGAAGAAAGCAAAAATCTGGTCAGTGCTCAATATAAGGGACTCTCTCGATGGATGGAATCTTTGTCACGAGAAATGGTCATCGAGGGCGCACCAGAAGGAGCCCTAAAAAAAGCAAAAGAAGTGTTGGCTACAAAAGGATTTCAGCTAAAAAGCATCGATGAGGAAGTCTATCCTCAACAATGGATTTTGGAAGTAGGCGGCAGGGGTTGTAGTGGTCAATGGTCTTGTGCAGAAGTAGCAGTTCCCACTGTAGCAGAAGTACTTAACAAGCCCATGACAGTGAACAACAGCAACTGCTCAGGACAAAAGGGAAGTTGCGCCTTTTTGCTTTCATCCGAAAAACCATATGGTGTCGAAATTGCAACGGCGCAAGCACCACGTTTTGGAAGTGCTGTTAGTGGAGACAGCATCGGCACTTGGTCCTGCTCTACGTCTAAAAAAATCGTTGCCTTGAGTGATGGTGCAGGAATTGGTGCAAAAGCAGCGAGAGAAAGTAGCGCTACTCTAGCACTGCTAGAGCAGTTTTCAAAAGCCGGTGTAGAAGCAGAAGAAACTGTTGCTGCGGTCAATGCCTTGATTGGCTTAACAACAGAAGACGATTCTTTTGCAACGGTAGACATGGCAGCCTTTGATCTATCTTCCGCTGAATTGGAAATGATCAAGCTAGGCGCAGCGCCAAGTTATCTAAAAAGAGGTCGCAAAGTACAGTTTCTCCAAGCCTCTTCTTTACCACTTGGCATTATAAAATCTTTAGAAGTGGAGGTTCTCTCAACTTCCCTTTTGCCTGGTGATTTGCTGATTATGGTCAGCGATGGAATCGCAGATGGTAAGAACAAGGGAAAAAGGCAAGAAAGATACGTTGAAGATTGGCTTTACTCTTATCTGATAGGGACAGAAGAAGTAAATCCGCAACGCCTTGCCGATGCTATTATGGAGGAAGCTTTACAAGATCATGAAGGAAGAGCCCATGACGATTGTACAGTCATTGTTGTGGCTGTTAGAAATCGTGAAGATAGTTAG